A DNA window from Primulina tabacum isolate GXHZ01 chromosome 12, ASM2559414v2, whole genome shotgun sequence contains the following coding sequences:
- the LOC142521017 gene encoding uncharacterized protein LOC142521017 isoform X1 codes for MKRKRKTIHFPEIYTDHPDPRKDGEHTTEEKSQIVVVSPYFVPKCPKKEDSGVRVKTKREKTSNITHFSDSYTDDAGPCLFEKKKRERREHLMKEKSDVVSHDFTPKCLKEEDPGSGFPVCVKSKREKKRKDEDNTHFSEICTDGPDPSLLENEKKKRMRKNRENPMTKESEIVVSPYFGAQDSGNGFPLCVKTKGKMKRKVEDTSAKEYTSVGLRKRVALESGFLDSFSVEHRASAVDKAMHEAWLDDFFSQFAYTGGTKSCDLQCNTSGKNVNKCNLGAEGKMKLSNAGKGIWDKGRVVSPYFVKEAKADLIKQGQKKECVSVRKVSPYFSSSEQEDVHLGKVKTEGQKPKRKTSSPSLTKAEKRDEAYRRITQDITWKPPLLKEKLIQHDHASDPWRVLVICMLLNKTGGLQLKKILSDFFNLCPNAKRATEIPAGDIENVIRTLGLQRKRSVAIQRLSREYLEESWTHVTDLTGMGKYAADAYAIFCTGKWERVRPSDKELVRYWRYLRAHFSSKGILSDP; via the exons ATGAAGCGAAAAAGAAAAACTATCCATTTTCCTGAAATCTATACTGATCACCCTGACCCAAGGAAAGATGGAGAGCATACAACGGAGGAGAAATCACAGATTGTTGTTGTTTCCCCTTATTTTGTCCCGAAATGCCCGAAGAAGGAAGATTCCGGAGTTCGTGTTAAAACTAAGCGAGAAAAGACGAGTAACATTACCCATTTTTCTGATTCCTATACCGATGATGCTGGCCCTTGTTTATTTGAGAAGAAAAAGAGGGAAAGGAGAGAGCACCTGATGAAGGAGAAATCAGATGTCGTTTCCCATGATTTTACCCCGAAATGTCTGAAGGAAGAAGATCCAGGAAGTGGGTTTCCAGTTTGTGTTAAATCTAAGcgagaaaagaagagaaaggATGAAGATAATACTCATTTTTCTGAAATCTGTACTGATGGCCCCGACCCCAGCTTACTTGAGAATGAGAAGAAGAAAAGGATGAGGAAAAATCGAGAAAATCCAATGACGAAAGAATCAGAAATTGTTGTTTCGCCTTATTTTGGCGCACAAGATTCGGGAAATGGGTTTCCACTTTGTGTTAAGACTAAGGGAAAGATGAAAAGAAAAGTTGAAGATACTAGTGCTAAAGAATATACTAGCGTTGGACTCAGGAAGAGAGTGGCGCTGGAGTCTGGGTTTCTGGATTCATTCAGTGTCGAACACCGTGCAAGTGCTGTGGACAAAGCAATGCATGAGGCTTGGTTGGATGATTTCTTTTCACAGTTTGCTTATACTGGTGGGACCAAATCTTGTGATTTGCAGTGTAATACGAGCGGAAAGAATGTTAACAAGTGTAATTTGGGTGCTGAGGGTAAAATGAAGTTAAGTAATGCCGGAAAGGGTATTTGGGACAAGGGTCGAGTAGTTTCTCCTTATTTTGTGAAGGAAGCTAAGGCTGATTTGATTAAACAGGGACAAAAGAAGGAATGTGTCTCTGTAAGAAAAGTTTCTCCCTATTTTTCCAGCTCCGAGCAAGAGGATGTGCATTTGGGCAAGGTGAAAACCGAAGGTCAAAAGCCAAAAAGAAAGACATCAAGCCCTTCTCTTACTAAAGCCGAGAAGAGAGACGAGGCATATAGAAGAATAACTCAAGATATCACTTGGAAGCCTCCACTGCTGAAAGAAAAACTTATCCAACATGATCATGCCTCTGATCCTTGGAGGGTTTTGGTCATATGCATGCTTTTGAACAAGACTGGTGGCCTGCAG CTTAAGAAAATTCTATCCGATTTTTTCAATCTCTGTCCAAATGCCAAGAGAGCTACAGAGATTCCAGCAGGGGACATCGAAAATGTTATAAGAACTTTAGGCTTACAAAGGAAGAGGTCTGTGGCAATTCAGCGATTGTCAAGGGAATATCTGGAAGAGAGCTGGACTCATGTAACTGATCTCACGGGCATGGGCAA ATACGCAGCTGATGCATATGCAATATTTTGTACGGGGAAGTGGGAACGTGTGAGACCATCCGATAAAGAGCTGGTTAGATACTGGAGATACCTCCGTGCTCACTTTTCTTCAAAGGGAATTTTAAGTGATCCATAA
- the LOC142521017 gene encoding uncharacterized protein LOC142521017 isoform X2: protein MKRKRKTIHFPEIYTDHPDPRKDGEHTTEEKSQIVVVSPYFVPKCPKKEDSGVRVKTKREKTSNITHFSDSYTDDAGPCLFEKKKRERREHLMKEKSDVVSHDFTPKCLKEEDPGSGFPVCVKSKREKKRKDEDNTHFSEICTDGPDPSLLENEKKKRMRKNRENPMTKESEIVVSPYFGAQDSGNGFPLCVKTKGKMKRKVEDTSAKEYTSVGLRKRVALESGFLDSFSVEHRASAVDKAMHEAWLDDFFSQFAYTGGTKSCDLQCNTSGKNVNKCNLGAEGKMKLSNAGKGIWDKGRVVSPYFVKEAKADLIKQGQKKECVSVRKVSPYFSSSEQEDVHLGKVKTEGQKPKRKTSSPSLTKAEKRDEAYRRITQDITWKPPLLKEKLIQHDHASDPWRVLVICMLLNKTGGLQLKKILSDFFNLCPNAKRATEIPAGDIENVIRTLGLQRKRSVAIQRLSREYLEESWTHVTDLTGMGKYAADAYAIFCTGKWERVRPSDKELEQA, encoded by the exons ATGAAGCGAAAAAGAAAAACTATCCATTTTCCTGAAATCTATACTGATCACCCTGACCCAAGGAAAGATGGAGAGCATACAACGGAGGAGAAATCACAGATTGTTGTTGTTTCCCCTTATTTTGTCCCGAAATGCCCGAAGAAGGAAGATTCCGGAGTTCGTGTTAAAACTAAGCGAGAAAAGACGAGTAACATTACCCATTTTTCTGATTCCTATACCGATGATGCTGGCCCTTGTTTATTTGAGAAGAAAAAGAGGGAAAGGAGAGAGCACCTGATGAAGGAGAAATCAGATGTCGTTTCCCATGATTTTACCCCGAAATGTCTGAAGGAAGAAGATCCAGGAAGTGGGTTTCCAGTTTGTGTTAAATCTAAGcgagaaaagaagagaaaggATGAAGATAATACTCATTTTTCTGAAATCTGTACTGATGGCCCCGACCCCAGCTTACTTGAGAATGAGAAGAAGAAAAGGATGAGGAAAAATCGAGAAAATCCAATGACGAAAGAATCAGAAATTGTTGTTTCGCCTTATTTTGGCGCACAAGATTCGGGAAATGGGTTTCCACTTTGTGTTAAGACTAAGGGAAAGATGAAAAGAAAAGTTGAAGATACTAGTGCTAAAGAATATACTAGCGTTGGACTCAGGAAGAGAGTGGCGCTGGAGTCTGGGTTTCTGGATTCATTCAGTGTCGAACACCGTGCAAGTGCTGTGGACAAAGCAATGCATGAGGCTTGGTTGGATGATTTCTTTTCACAGTTTGCTTATACTGGTGGGACCAAATCTTGTGATTTGCAGTGTAATACGAGCGGAAAGAATGTTAACAAGTGTAATTTGGGTGCTGAGGGTAAAATGAAGTTAAGTAATGCCGGAAAGGGTATTTGGGACAAGGGTCGAGTAGTTTCTCCTTATTTTGTGAAGGAAGCTAAGGCTGATTTGATTAAACAGGGACAAAAGAAGGAATGTGTCTCTGTAAGAAAAGTTTCTCCCTATTTTTCCAGCTCCGAGCAAGAGGATGTGCATTTGGGCAAGGTGAAAACCGAAGGTCAAAAGCCAAAAAGAAAGACATCAAGCCCTTCTCTTACTAAAGCCGAGAAGAGAGACGAGGCATATAGAAGAATAACTCAAGATATCACTTGGAAGCCTCCACTGCTGAAAGAAAAACTTATCCAACATGATCATGCCTCTGATCCTTGGAGGGTTTTGGTCATATGCATGCTTTTGAACAAGACTGGTGGCCTGCAG CTTAAGAAAATTCTATCCGATTTTTTCAATCTCTGTCCAAATGCCAAGAGAGCTACAGAGATTCCAGCAGGGGACATCGAAAATGTTATAAGAACTTTAGGCTTACAAAGGAAGAGGTCTGTGGCAATTCAGCGATTGTCAAGGGAATATCTGGAAGAGAGCTGGACTCATGTAACTGATCTCACGGGCATGGGCAA ATACGCAGCTGATGCATATGCAATATTTTGTACGGGGAAGTGGGAACGTGTGAGACCATCCGATAAAGAGCTG
- the LOC142521017 gene encoding uncharacterized protein LOC142521017 isoform X3 has product MKRKRKTIHFPEIYTDHPDPRKDGEHTTEEKSQIVVVSPYFVPKCPKKEDSGVRVKTKREKTSNITHFSDSYTDDAGPCLFEKKKRERREHLMKEKSDVVSHDFTPKCLKEEDPGSGFPVCVKSKREKKRKDEDNTHFSEICTDGPDPSLLENEKKKRMRKNRENPMTKESEIVVSPYFGAQDSGNGFPLCVKTKGKMKRKVEDTSAKEYTSVGLRKRVALESGFLDSFSVEHRASAVDKAMHEAWLDDFFSQFAYTGGTKSCDLQCNTSGKNVNKCNLGAEGKMKLSNAGKGIWDKGRVVSPYFVKEAKADLIKQGQKKECVSVRKVSPYFSSSEQEDVHLGKVKTEGQKPKRKTSSPSLTKAEKRDEAYRRITQDITWKPPLLKEKLIQHDHASDPWRVLVICMLLNKTGGLQEHSWCNIE; this is encoded by the exons ATGAAGCGAAAAAGAAAAACTATCCATTTTCCTGAAATCTATACTGATCACCCTGACCCAAGGAAAGATGGAGAGCATACAACGGAGGAGAAATCACAGATTGTTGTTGTTTCCCCTTATTTTGTCCCGAAATGCCCGAAGAAGGAAGATTCCGGAGTTCGTGTTAAAACTAAGCGAGAAAAGACGAGTAACATTACCCATTTTTCTGATTCCTATACCGATGATGCTGGCCCTTGTTTATTTGAGAAGAAAAAGAGGGAAAGGAGAGAGCACCTGATGAAGGAGAAATCAGATGTCGTTTCCCATGATTTTACCCCGAAATGTCTGAAGGAAGAAGATCCAGGAAGTGGGTTTCCAGTTTGTGTTAAATCTAAGcgagaaaagaagagaaaggATGAAGATAATACTCATTTTTCTGAAATCTGTACTGATGGCCCCGACCCCAGCTTACTTGAGAATGAGAAGAAGAAAAGGATGAGGAAAAATCGAGAAAATCCAATGACGAAAGAATCAGAAATTGTTGTTTCGCCTTATTTTGGCGCACAAGATTCGGGAAATGGGTTTCCACTTTGTGTTAAGACTAAGGGAAAGATGAAAAGAAAAGTTGAAGATACTAGTGCTAAAGAATATACTAGCGTTGGACTCAGGAAGAGAGTGGCGCTGGAGTCTGGGTTTCTGGATTCATTCAGTGTCGAACACCGTGCAAGTGCTGTGGACAAAGCAATGCATGAGGCTTGGTTGGATGATTTCTTTTCACAGTTTGCTTATACTGGTGGGACCAAATCTTGTGATTTGCAGTGTAATACGAGCGGAAAGAATGTTAACAAGTGTAATTTGGGTGCTGAGGGTAAAATGAAGTTAAGTAATGCCGGAAAGGGTATTTGGGACAAGGGTCGAGTAGTTTCTCCTTATTTTGTGAAGGAAGCTAAGGCTGATTTGATTAAACAGGGACAAAAGAAGGAATGTGTCTCTGTAAGAAAAGTTTCTCCCTATTTTTCCAGCTCCGAGCAAGAGGATGTGCATTTGGGCAAGGTGAAAACCGAAGGTCAAAAGCCAAAAAGAAAGACATCAAGCCCTTCTCTTACTAAAGCCGAGAAGAGAGACGAGGCATATAGAAGAATAACTCAAGATATCACTTGGAAGCCTCCACTGCTGAAAGAAAAACTTATCCAACATGATCATGCCTCTGATCCTTGGAGGGTTTTGGTCATATGCATGCTTTTGAACAAGACTGGTGGCCTGCAG GAGCATTCATGGTGCAATATAGAATGA